A single Pan paniscus chromosome 21, NHGRI_mPanPan1-v2.0_pri, whole genome shotgun sequence DNA region contains:
- the LOC106634175 gene encoding dnaJ homolog subfamily C member 9-like yields MKIINGWLYWVLGVQREASDGEVRRGYHKVSLQVHLDRVGKGDKEDATRCFQILEKVYSILGDREQRAVYDEQGTVDEDSPVLIQDQDWEAYWRLLFKKISLEDIQVFEKTYKGLEEELADIKQAYLDFKGDMDHQIMESVLCVQYTEEPRIRNIIQQAIDAGEVPSYNAFVKESTQKMNAKKRRAQEEAKEAEMSRKELGLDKGVGSLKAAIQSRQKDWQKEMDNFLAQMEAKYCKSSKGGGKKSALKKKKK; encoded by the coding sequence atgaaaataattaatggCTGGCTTTACTGGGTGCTGGGCGTGCAACGCGAGGCCTCCGATGGCGAGGTCCGACGAGGCTACCACAAGGTGTCCCTGCAGGTACACCTGGACCGGGTGGGCAAGGGCGACAAGGAGGACGCCACCCGCTGCTTCCAGATCCTGGAAAAAGTCTATTCCATTCTCGGTGACAGAGAACAGAGAGCAGTGTATGATGAGCAGGGAACGGTGGACGAGGACTCTCCTGTGCTCATCCAAGATCAAGACTGGGAGGCGTATTGGCGGCTACTCTTTAAAAAGATATCTTTAGAGGACATTCAAGTTTTTGAAAAGACATACAAAGGTTTGGAAGAAGAGCTGGCTGATATTAAGCAGGCCTATCTGGACTTCAAGGGTGACATGGATCATCAGATCATGGAGTCTGTGCTTTGCGTGCAGTACACAGAGGAACCCAGGATAAGGAATATCATTCAGCAAGCTATTGACGCCGGAGAGGTCCCATCCTACAATGCCTTTGTCAAAGAATCGACACAAAAGatgaatgcaaagaaaaggaGGGCTCAGGAAGAGGCCAAAGAAGCAGAAATGAGCAGAAAGGAGTTGGGGCTTGATAAAGGCGTGGGTAGCCTGAAGGCAGCCATTCAGAGCAGACAAAAGGATTGGCAAAAGGAAATGGACAATTTTCTGGCTCAGATGGAAGCAAAGTACTGCAAATCTTCcaaaggaggagggaaaaaatctgctctcaagaaaaaaaagaaataa